ATCTATGATATTGTTTGACTTATAGGGAGAATTAAAGTTATACGGCATCTTGATATTAAACATATAGGCCAAGCCCAACGCCATATCTGTATAGCCGGAAAAGTCAAAGTAAATTTGCATTGTATAAGAAAGGGCGCCCGCCCAGGCTTCAATAAATGTCGGATGCTCAGCCAGGTCAAAAACCAAGGCTACATGAGGAGAAAAATAGTCTGCTATAATTACTTTTTTAAACAGCCCGATAAAAAATAACAGGATTCCGGTGGATATATTCAAGTAGTTCACTTTAAAAGTTTTTTCATCTTTGAACTGCGGGATGATCTCTTTGTGGTAAACTATCGGGCCTGCTATTAAATGAGGAAAAAACAGCACAAATAAACTGTAACTGATTAAGTTATACTTAATGTTTCTGTTTTTATATATATCAACTATGTAAGCTATTTGCGTAAAAGTAAAAAAAGAAATGGCCAAAGGCAAAACAATGTTTAAGGAGCTTATGTTTGTTTGGAACATTTTATTGATATTATCAATGAAGAAATTGCAGTATTTATAATATGCAAGCAGTAACAGGTTGAAAGAAACTCCCGCGATCAATATTTCCTTCCTACCCGTTCTGCATAATAAATGACCAGTCAGATAGTTTAGGCTGATACTGATCACTATTAAGATTGCATATCGATAATTCCAGTAGCTATAGAAAACAAGAGACATCAGAACTAAGGATAATATCGCCGGAAGGTAAAGCTTTTTATTTGTGCAGAAATAAAAAATTACAATGGTTAATGGCAAAAAGATAAATATAAATTCAAAACTGTTAAAAAGCATAAAAATCTCCCATTAATATATTAATTATTGAGTAAAAAATAAGGGAAAGCTAAACCACTTCCCCTTATTTCACTTATTTTACGGGTTTTACTACTAATTGTTGTTCACCGTATTCTAGCACCAATTCCCTTTCGACCCACTCACTAAAACCGCCGTCGTAGTTCTTGACATTAGAAAAGCCCATTAGCTCGTGTAGAACAAACCATACCAGAGAAGATTCCACTCCGTTGTTCGAATAAACCAGCACCTTTTTGTCCGGAGTCACTCCTTTGCTTGCCATTAGAACATTCAATTCCTGTATAGCCTTAAAAGTTTTATCCTCATTAAGAGTATCCAAAAGACTGATATTGACACTGGT
Above is a window of Pelotomaculum isophthalicicum JI DNA encoding:
- a CDS encoding MBOAT family O-acyltransferase, producing the protein MIAGVSFNLLLLAYYKYCNFFIDNINKMFQTNISSLNIVLPLAISFFTFTQIAYIVDIYKNRNIKYNLISYSLFVLFFPHLIAGPIVYHKEIIPQFKDEKTFKVNYLNISTGILLFFIGLFKKVIIADYFSPHVALVFDLAEHPTFIEAWAGALSYTMQIYFDFSGYTDMALGLAYMFNIKMPYNFNSPYKSNNIIDFWRTWHMTLSRFLKDYLYIPLGGNRLGKLRKYINLMITMLLGGLWHGAGWTFVIWGGLHGIYLCINHEFRSTKIKINWFIARTVTFIAVVVAWIFFRAKDIKTAFNILKGCVGLNGIDFHPEYATKIEIFFIILAVIAVNLLPNSIYLANNIRPNTKWLVFTILIALISLTMINNPSEFLYFQF